Below is a genomic region from Pseudomonas berkeleyensis.
CGTGGTCGGCGCGTAGCAGGTTGCGACCGAAGAAGGTGGACACGTAATCCAGGTTGAGCACCCCAAGCAGTGTCGGCGCTACGTCGATCTGGCTGGCCACGTCGGCGTACTCGGCAGGCTTGATGTGTTTCGGCGAGTAGACGAACAACGGGATGTGGTAGTTGGCCACGGGCAGGTCTTCCTGCCCGGCACTGCCTGCAGTGTGGTCGGCGACGAAGACGAACAGCGTGTTGTCGAACCAGGGCTTGCTGCGCGCCTGCGCCAGGAACTGGCCGATGGCGTAGTCGGTGTATTTCACCGCACCCTCACGGCCCTCGCCGGAGGCGATGTCGATACGCCCGTCCGGGTAGGTATAGGGCCGATGGTTGGAGGTGGTCATCAGTTGCAGGAAGAACGGCTTGCCGGCCGCATGGTCGCTATCAGCCACCTTCAGCGCCTGATGGTAGAGATCCTCGTCGGCCATGCCCCAGGCATTCTGGAAGCTCATCTCGGACTCATCGACGCTGCTCTGATCGACGATGCGATAACCATTGCCGCCGAAGAATGCGTTCATGTTGTCGAAGTATCCGCGCCCGCCGTAGACGAAGACGCTGTCGTAACCCTGCGCGCCCAACTGCTGGCCCAGGCTGGCATAGCCGGACTCGCGGCCGATACGCTTGACGATGGAGCGCCCCGGAGTCGGCGGTACCGACAGGGTCAGCGCCTCCAGACCGCGGTCGGTGCGCGTCCCCGTGGCGTAGAAGTTGGTGAACACCAGACTGTGCTTGCGCAACTCGTCCAGGTTCGGGGTCAACCCACGGGTATCGCCAAAACTGCCCAGGTATTTGGCGCTCAGGCTCTCGATGGTGACCAGCACCACGTTGAGCTTGCGTGCCTTGCCGGGGTTATTGATCACCCGGCGGATGTCCTGCGGGTCACTGCCGATGAAGCGCGCATTGGGCTCGGCCACTTCGGCGCGCAACTGCTCGGCTACCGCAGCATCGGGCAAGGTGGCGTAGAACTGCTGATAGTCCAGCTCGTTGTTACGAAACGCAGCGAAGAACTGGTACGGGCCATTGCTCGCCAGCTCACGCTGGTAGGTATTGCCACCCAGGCTACGCGGCGCGTCCTGCCCTACCAGGCCGCTGCACAGCCCGACCAGCAATGCCAGCATGACCAGTGCATAGACCGCACGCAGCCGTGGCAAACGCGGCGCCTGCAACGCCGCACGCAGCGGCCGGCGCAGTGCTACGGTCAAGCCGATGGCCAAGACCGCCAACAGCGCCAGCAGCGGATAGATCGGGTAGGACTCGAGAATGTTGTCGACGACCTCTTTGGAGTACACGAGGTAGTCCACGGCAATGAAGTTGAAGCGCACGCCGAACTCGTCCCAGAACAGCCATTCGGCCACCGCGGTGAAGAACATCGCGAACAGGCTGACGGCCGCCAGGGCGATCAACAGACGCTGATGCCAACGGCGCTGCCACAACCAGGCAGGACACAACAGCAGGTAAAGCGCCAGCGGCGCGGCGGCGTAGACCAGGAAGCTCAGGTCGTAGACCAGACCGACGCCATACAGACCCAGCAGGTTCGACAGGGTGACACCGGCATCGCTCAGATGCGCGATCAGCAGCACGCTACGAGTGAGGAAGAAAACCGCCAGCCAGGCCAGCAGAATGATCGACAGATAACGAAGTTGCGCGTAATGGAGCCGTGGCATCGTATGATCCTTGTAGGATGAACGAGCCGCAGTCTGCGAGGCGAGCTGTGAGCCTCTCGTCAAAGCCGTGTGAAAAAATCGTCAAACCCAGGAATAACCCGCGATGCGCATTCTGGTCATCGAAGACAACCGAGACATCCTCGCCAACGTGCTCGACTATCTGCAGCTCAAGGGCTTTTCCGTCGACTGCGCGCAGGACGGCCTGAGCGGCCTGCACCTGGCCAGCAGCGGCCACTACGACCTGATCGTGCTGGACATCATGTTGCCTGGCATCGACGGCTATCAGGTGTGCAAGCGCCTGCGCGAGGACGGTCGCAGCGAGGTGCCGATCCTCATGCTCACCGCGCGCGATGCGCTGGATGACCGCCTGCAGGGGCTCAATGCCGGTGCCGACGACTACCTGATCAAGCCTTTCGCCCTCTCCGAACTGGTGGCGCGCATCGAAGCGATCCTGCGCCGTAGCCGCGGCAGTCGCAAACGCCAGCTGCAGGTCGCCGATCTCAGCTACGACCTCGATACCCTGCACGTCAGTCGCGCCGGCCAGTTGCTCAAGCTCAACCCGTTAGGCCTCAAGCTGTTGGCCATCCTCATGCAGCGCAGCCCGGCGGTGGTACGCCGTGAAGCGCTGGAAGAGGCCCTGTGGGGCGACGATTGCCCGGACAGTGACAGCCTGCGCAGCCATGTTCATCAACTACGCCAGGTGCTCGACAAGCCCTTCCCGACGCCACTGCTGCACACCATCCACGGCGTCGGCTATCGCCTGGCGGAGAATCCCGATGCTGTCTAAGCAGCCCTTCGAGCGGCGCATCCTGATCGCCTTTGTGCTGATGACGGCGGTGGTCAGCGGCCTGTTCTCGCTGAGCATCGTCGGCGTGGTGCACTTCATCGAGGAACATCTGGTTTCCCAGGAGATGAACCGCGAGCTCGGTGAAACGCTGAACGAGGACATCCGCCAGGGGCGCCCGCCGCGCCTGGACTCCAGCACCCGCTTCTTCTCGTCGAATAATCCCGACTATGCCATCCCGCCCGAATACGACGGCCTGCGGGAAGGGTTCAACGAGGTCGTCAGCGGCAACGAGGCATATTACGTCTACGTACAGAAGATCAATGGAGAGACTTACCTGCTGGTGCAGGAGCAGCAGGAATTCGAAGCCCGCGAGAATGCGCTGTTCAATGTGGTGCTGGCGGGCTTTCTGCTGACGGTGATCGCCGCCTGGGGCCTGGGCTTGATGATGGCGCGCAAGGTCATGGCACCGATCAGCCGCCTGGCTCAGCAGGTGCGCCATCGCGACCAGTTGCATCCGCTGGCGCCGCCATTGGCACCGGATTACCCCGACGACGAGATCGGCCAGTTGGCCGCTGCCTTCGACAGCACGCTGGGCCAGGTGCGCCAGTCACTGGAACGCGAGCGTCTGTTCACCAGCGATGTCAGTCACGAACTGCGTACGCCGCTGATGGTCATCGCCACTTCCTGCGAGCTGCTTGCCGAGGCGCCCCTGGGCCCACGCGAGAAGGAACAGGTGGCACGCATCGCCCGCGCCAGCGAGGAAATGCGCGAACTGGTGCAGACATTCCTGCAGTTGGCGCGCGACAAGAGCAACGAAGCCGTGTTCGTCGGCGACCGTACCCTGGCCGCCGTCGCCCATGAGCAAGCCAGTCGCTGGGGGGGGCTGATGACAGAGAAAGGCCTGGACTTCCAACTGCTCGAGGAAGGCCAGGACAGCGGCCGCTACAACGCCACTTTCCTCGGTACGGTAATGGCCAACCTGTTGCGCAACGCCCTGCACTACACCGAGAACGGCAGCGTGCGCCTGATCCTCGAAGCGGGAGCGTTTCGTATCGAGGACAGCGGCGCCGGCATTCCTGCCGAACAGCACGAGCGCATCTTCCAGCCGTTCGTGCGTGGCTCGCAGGCCCGAGGCGAGGGGCTTGGGCTGGGGCTGTCGCTGGTCAAACGCATTTGCGCCAAACAGGGCTGGAGCGTCAGTTTGCAGAGCGAGCCCGGCCTTACCCGCTTCCGGGTCAGCCTGAACACTGGCGCTTGACGAAATTTTCACACCCCTTTGACGCGGCCTTGATGCCCTGCTCTTTAGGCTGACGAACGTATCCATCAAGGGACGTTCGTCATGC
It encodes:
- a CDS encoding sensor histidine kinase yields the protein MLSKQPFERRILIAFVLMTAVVSGLFSLSIVGVVHFIEEHLVSQEMNRELGETLNEDIRQGRPPRLDSSTRFFSSNNPDYAIPPEYDGLREGFNEVVSGNEAYYVYVQKINGETYLLVQEQQEFEARENALFNVVLAGFLLTVIAAWGLGLMMARKVMAPISRLAQQVRHRDQLHPLAPPLAPDYPDDEIGQLAAAFDSTLGQVRQSLERERLFTSDVSHELRTPLMVIATSCELLAEAPLGPREKEQVARIARASEEMRELVQTFLQLARDKSNEAVFVGDRTLAAVAHEQASRWGGLMTEKGLDFQLLEEGQDSGRYNATFLGTVMANLLRNALHYTENGSVRLILEAGAFRIEDSGAGIPAEQHERIFQPFVRGSQARGEGLGLGLSLVKRICAKQGWSVSLQSEPGLTRFRVSLNTGA
- a CDS encoding response regulator transcription factor, producing the protein MRILVIEDNRDILANVLDYLQLKGFSVDCAQDGLSGLHLASSGHYDLIVLDIMLPGIDGYQVCKRLREDGRSEVPILMLTARDALDDRLQGLNAGADDYLIKPFALSELVARIEAILRRSRGSRKRQLQVADLSYDLDTLHVSRAGQLLKLNPLGLKLLAILMQRSPAVVRREALEEALWGDDCPDSDSLRSHVHQLRQVLDKPFPTPLLHTIHGVGYRLAENPDAV
- a CDS encoding LTA synthase family protein; amino-acid sequence: MPRLHYAQLRYLSIILLAWLAVFFLTRSVLLIAHLSDAGVTLSNLLGLYGVGLVYDLSFLVYAAAPLALYLLLCPAWLWQRRWHQRLLIALAAVSLFAMFFTAVAEWLFWDEFGVRFNFIAVDYLVYSKEVVDNILESYPIYPLLALLAVLAIGLTVALRRPLRAALQAPRLPRLRAVYALVMLALLVGLCSGLVGQDAPRSLGGNTYQRELASNGPYQFFAAFRNNELDYQQFYATLPDAAVAEQLRAEVAEPNARFIGSDPQDIRRVINNPGKARKLNVVLVTIESLSAKYLGSFGDTRGLTPNLDELRKHSLVFTNFYATGTRTDRGLEALTLSVPPTPGRSIVKRIGRESGYASLGQQLGAQGYDSVFVYGGRGYFDNMNAFFGGNGYRIVDQSSVDESEMSFQNAWGMADEDLYHQALKVADSDHAAGKPFFLQLMTTSNHRPYTYPDGRIDIASGEGREGAVKYTDYAIGQFLAQARSKPWFDNTLFVFVADHTAGSAGQEDLPVANYHIPLFVYSPKHIKPAEYADVASQIDVAPTLLGVLNLDYVSTFFGRNLLRADHAPGRALLGNYQHLGLFDGQNLAILSPRQGMRRHDDALGLSHEWRVNDADPLLRRDIVYYQGASHAFGKRLIAWQPESQPGQQLSQR